A window of Aliarcobacter trophiarum LMG 25534 contains these coding sequences:
- the pta gene encoding phosphate acetyltransferase has translation MGLIDKIKEKAKQNLRTIVLPESEDERVLKATQIVLKDKTAKIVLIGNEEKIKADASKYSVNIDGATIVDPSKFANIDKYIDELVELRKSKNLSRDEAKNLMLTEPRFFGCMMVRLGDADGLVAGSNSPTSDVLRAAIQVIKTAPGINTVSSAFIMETADGKFGDNGLILFADCAVIPEPNSEQLADIASATAATAASVVGLEPRVAMLSFSTKGSASHPLVDKVTKACQILEDRKVDFAFDGELQADAAIVESVGIKKAPNSKVAGRANILVFPDLQAGNIGYKLVQRFSNAEAHGPIIQGLNKPVNDLSRGCSVEDISNLVAITATQIK, from the coding sequence ATGGGTTTAATTGATAAAATCAAAGAAAAAGCTAAACAAAATTTAAGAACTATTGTTCTTCCAGAGAGTGAAGATGAGAGAGTTCTTAAAGCTACACAAATAGTTTTAAAAGATAAAACTGCAAAAATAGTTCTAATTGGAAATGAAGAAAAAATCAAAGCTGATGCTTCAAAATATAGTGTAAATATCGATGGAGCAACGATTGTTGATCCTTCAAAATTTGCAAATATTGATAAATATATTGATGAATTGGTTGAACTTAGAAAAAGCAAAAACCTTTCAAGAGATGAAGCAAAAAATCTAATGCTTACAGAACCTAGATTTTTTGGTTGTATGATGGTTAGACTTGGAGATGCTGATGGTTTAGTTGCTGGATCAAATTCACCAACATCTGATGTTTTAAGAGCAGCTATTCAAGTAATCAAAACAGCACCTGGAATAAATACAGTTTCATCTGCATTTATTATGGAAACAGCTGATGGAAAATTTGGAGATAACGGTCTTATTTTATTTGCAGATTGTGCAGTTATTCCAGAACCAAATTCAGAGCAACTAGCAGATATTGCAAGTGCAACAGCTGCAACAGCTGCAAGTGTTGTTGGACTTGAGCCTAGAGTTGCAATGCTTAGTTTCTCTACAAAAGGGAGTGCATCTCATCCACTTGTAGATAAAGTTACAAAAGCTTGTCAAATTTTAGAAGATAGAAAAGTTGATTTTGCTTTTGACGGAGAGCTTCAAGCTGATGCAGCTATAGTTGAGAGTGTTGGAATAAAAAAAGCTCCTAATTCAAAAGTTGCTGGACGTGCAAATATCTTAGTATTCCCTGATTTACAAGCTGGAAACATTGGTTATAAATTAGTTCAGAGATTTTCAAATGCAGAAGCTCATGGACCAATTATTCAAGGTTTAAATAAACCTGTAAATGACCTTTCAAGAGGTTGTTCAGTTGAAGATATTTCAAATCTTGTAGCTATTACAGCAACTCAAATAAAATAA
- a CDS encoding acetate/propionate family kinase: MLVFVLNAGSSSVKYQLMNPVIKKVFASGICERIGIDGILKHEYSDGKKLVMNISMPTHTEAIEAVLTTLTSGEGKVIDSINDIEAIGHRTVHGGEEFASSVLITPEVIDAMKRLSPLAPLHNPANILGIEICQRLMPGKPNVGVFDTAFHQTMPDYAYMYALPYDQYVKHGIRKYGFHGTSHYFVSNEARAMLEKKHNTRIIVCHLGNGSSVSAVFDGKCIDTSMGLTPVQGLMMGTRVGDIGAGAIQYMMKQDDITIDEALDLMNKKSGILGISGKSSDLREVLEGMNQGDDRCRLAVDMVAYKIKAYVGSYVAALNGIDALCFTGGIGENAALIREKVCAGLDAMGLVIDPTKNNKRSSEARDISTNASPARIFVIPTQEEYVIANDTYNIVSGGTRRK; encoded by the coding sequence ATGTTAGTTTTCGTATTAAATGCAGGAAGTTCTTCAGTTAAGTATCAACTAATGAACCCAGTTATTAAAAAAGTTTTTGCAAGTGGTATTTGTGAAAGAATTGGTATAGATGGTATTCTAAAACATGAATATAGTGATGGTAAAAAACTTGTTATGAATATATCAATGCCAACACACACAGAAGCTATTGAAGCAGTTTTAACTACTCTTACTAGTGGAGAAGGAAAAGTTATTGATTCAATTAATGATATTGAAGCAATAGGTCATAGAACTGTTCATGGTGGTGAAGAGTTTGCAAGTTCAGTTTTAATAACTCCTGAAGTTATAGATGCTATGAAAAGGTTATCTCCTCTTGCACCTTTACACAATCCTGCAAATATTTTGGGAATTGAGATTTGTCAAAGATTAATGCCAGGTAAACCAAATGTTGGTGTATTTGATACTGCATTCCACCAAACAATGCCTGATTATGCTTATATGTATGCTCTTCCTTATGACCAATATGTAAAACATGGAATTAGAAAATATGGTTTCCACGGAACTAGTCACTACTTTGTATCAAATGAAGCAAGAGCAATGCTTGAGAAAAAACACAATACTAGAATTATTGTTTGCCACTTAGGAAATGGTTCATCTGTAAGTGCAGTTTTTGATGGAAAATGTATTGATACATCTATGGGATTAACTCCTGTTCAAGGTCTTATGATGGGAACAAGAGTTGGAGATATTGGAGCTGGAGCTATTCAATATATGATGAAACAAGATGATATAACTATTGATGAAGCACTTGATCTTATGAATAAAAAATCTGGTATTTTAGGGATTTCAGGAAAATCATCTGATTTAAGAGAGGTTTTAGAAGGAATGAACCAAGGTGATGATAGATGTAGGCTTGCAGTTGATATGGTTGCATATAAAATTAAAGCTTATGTAGGTTCTTATGTTGCAGCTTTAAATGGTATTGATGCACTATGTTTTACAGGTGGAATTGGTGAAAATGCTGCATTAATTAGAGAAAAAGTTTGTGCAGGACTTGATGCTATGGGACTTGTAATTGACCCAACAAAAAATAATAAAAGATCAAGTGAAGCTAGAGATATATCTACAAATGCATCACCAGCTAGAATTTTTGTAATTCCTACTCAAGAAGAGTATGTAATAGCAAATGATACATACAATATAGTTTCAGGTGGAACTAGAAGAAAATAA
- the sppA gene encoding signal peptide peptidase SppA, whose product MFEFFKKLFSPVIWFLDFITKYFKSIVFLTIVYLLFFSGSEDETVAKYSANLQKIDLIGQIIDPAKVLEDIEKASNDSSIKGVLFVIDSPGGAVAPSVEIAYAIKELSSKKPVIAYASGTIASGSYYASIWADKIIANPGSIVGSIGVIMQGFEASKLLENIGITSQTIKAGKYKESGTFARKWTKDEEEELQSVINSTYNMFISDVANARKLDVKKHTSFADAKIFTAHQAKEVGLVDEVATLNYAKHSLILLSKVEKPIWKKEDKFEKFMDKLMSQAISKAVMSFSSSLKAY is encoded by the coding sequence TTGTTTGAGTTTTTTAAAAAACTATTTTCACCAGTTATTTGGTTTTTAGATTTTATTACAAAATATTTCAAAAGTATAGTTTTTTTAACTATAGTTTATCTACTTTTTTTTAGTGGAAGTGAAGATGAAACTGTTGCAAAATATAGTGCAAATTTACAAAAAATTGATTTAATTGGACAGATAATTGATCCAGCTAAAGTATTAGAAGATATTGAAAAAGCATCAAATGATAGTAGTATAAAGGGTGTATTATTTGTAATAGATAGTCCAGGAGGTGCAGTTGCTCCTTCAGTTGAGATTGCTTATGCAATAAAAGAGTTAAGTTCTAAAAAGCCAGTTATTGCATATGCTAGCGGAACAATAGCTAGTGGAAGTTATTATGCCTCTATATGGGCAGATAAAATTATTGCAAATCCTGGGAGTATTGTTGGATCTATTGGTGTTATTATGCAAGGTTTTGAAGCTAGTAAACTTTTAGAAAATATTGGAATAACTTCTCAAACTATAAAAGCTGGAAAATATAAAGAGAGTGGAACCTTTGCTAGAAAATGGACAAAAGATGAAGAAGAAGAGCTGCAAAGTGTTATAAATAGTACATATAATATGTTTATAAGTGATGTAGCAAATGCTAGAAAACTTGATGTTAAAAAGCATACTAGTTTTGCAGATGCAAAAATATTTACTGCTCATCAGGCTAAAGAGGTAGGATTGGTTGATGAGGTTGCAACATTGAATTATGCAAAACATAGTTTAATTTTGTTGTCAAAAGTTGAAAAACCTATTTGGAAAAAAGAGGATAAATTTGAGAAATTTATGGATAAACTTATGAGTCAAGCTATATCAAAAGCAGTTATGAGTTTTTCTAGTAGTTTAAAAGCATATTAA
- the mqnF gene encoding aminofutalosine deaminase family hydrolase, with product MKILTASYIVTFDEDFTILKDGAIVFDEKIIEVGSFDYIKNRYPKFEIISPKINSVLMPGLINSHIHLEFSANKTSLKYGNFYLWLNSVIRHREKLIEKAKTSLISQELKKLLKTGTTTIGAISSYSFDLEACLKSPINKLFFCEVIGSKADMIDTLFADFKARLKDAQKHNSKNFQTGIAIHSPYSVHPFLVREVLNIAKEEKLAVTSHFLESKDEKEWLNKDDGSFLEFFKNFLNQEKATTKPLEFLNLFKGVKNLSFTHCVEADFKELTKIKELNATINHCVTSNRFLNNSRLNISDLEEIPFSIGTDGLSSNNSLSMFDELRACLNIHYEKNIVKFSKTLLNSATVNGAKALGLKKGRLEKDFDADIIGFSLPDKIEDIEDIYMQIILHTKYVDDIIIGGEFV from the coding sequence ATGAAGATTTTAACTGCTTCTTATATTGTTACATTTGATGAAGATTTTACTATCTTAAAAGATGGAGCTATAGTTTTTGATGAAAAAATTATAGAAGTAGGGAGTTTTGATTATATTAAAAATAGGTATCCAAAGTTTGAGATAATAAGCCCAAAAATAAACTCTGTTTTAATGCCAGGGCTTATAAATTCACATATCCATCTTGAGTTTAGTGCAAATAAAACAAGTTTAAAATATGGTAATTTTTATTTGTGGTTAAACTCTGTAATAAGACATAGAGAAAAACTTATAGAAAAAGCAAAAACTTCTTTGATAAGTCAAGAGCTAAAAAAACTCTTAAAAACTGGAACTACAACTATTGGAGCAATATCTTCTTACTCTTTTGATTTAGAAGCTTGTTTGAAATCTCCTATAAATAAACTCTTTTTCTGTGAAGTAATAGGCTCAAAAGCTGATATGATAGATACACTATTTGCTGATTTCAAAGCAAGATTAAAAGATGCACAAAAGCATAATAGTAAAAATTTTCAAACAGGAATTGCAATACATTCACCATACTCAGTTCATCCCTTTTTGGTTCGTGAGGTTTTAAATATTGCAAAGGAGGAGAAGTTAGCAGTTACTTCTCATTTTTTAGAGTCAAAAGATGAAAAAGAGTGGTTAAACAAAGATGATGGAAGTTTCTTGGAGTTTTTTAAAAACTTTTTAAATCAAGAAAAAGCTACAACAAAACCACTAGAGTTTCTAAACCTTTTTAAAGGAGTAAAAAATCTATCTTTTACGCATTGTGTAGAAGCAGATTTTAAAGAGCTAACTAAGATAAAAGAGTTAAATGCAACTATAAATCACTGTGTGACTTCAAATAGATTTTTAAATAATAGTAGATTAAATATCTCAGATTTGGAAGAGATTCCTTTTAGTATTGGTACAGATGGACTTAGTTCAAATAACTCTTTATCTATGTTTGATGAGTTAAGAGCATGTTTGAATATTCACTATGAAAAAAATATAGTAAAGTTTTCTAAAACTTTGTTAAATAGTGCAACTGTAAATGGTGCAAAAGCTTTGGGCTTAAAAAAAGGAAGATTGGAAAAAGATTTTGATGCTGATATTATAGGTTTTTCTTTACCTGATAAAATAGAGGATATAGAAGATATTTATATGCAGATTATATTACACACAAAATATGTTGATGATATTATTATAGGAGGAGAATTTGTTTGA
- the aroQ gene encoding type II 3-dehydroquinate dehydratase, with product MKIAVIQGPNLNMLGVREQHIYGGMTLEQIHEQLSNAAAQNGVEIEFFQSNFEGEIVDRVQECLGTVDGIMINPAAYSHTSIAIRDALAAVNMPVVEVHISNIYKREEFRQKSITAASTTGVITGFGGFGYHLGLIALIQMLNEIKALNDARNAQIQAQEENK from the coding sequence ATGAAAATAGCAGTAATTCAAGGACCAAACTTAAATATGTTGGGAGTTAGAGAACAACATATCTATGGTGGTATGACTTTAGAGCAAATTCATGAGCAACTTTCAAATGCAGCAGCTCAAAATGGTGTTGAAATAGAGTTTTTCCAATCAAATTTTGAGGGAGAGATAGTTGATAGAGTTCAAGAGTGTTTAGGAACAGTCGATGGAATTATGATAAATCCAGCTGCATATTCTCATACTTCAATTGCTATTAGAGATGCTTTGGCTGCTGTTAATATGCCTGTTGTTGAGGTGCATATTTCAAATATCTATAAAAGAGAAGAGTTTAGACAAAAATCTATAACAGCAGCTTCAACTACAGGAGTTATTACTGGTTTTGGTGGTTTTGGTTATCATTTAGGTTTAATAGCTTTAATTCAAATGTTAAATGAAATAAAAGCTTTAAATGATGCAAGAAATGCTCAGATACAAGCACAAGAAGAGAATAAATAA
- a CDS encoding M24 family metallopeptidase, with protein sequence MDNFILKNENAIYYECGFSCDNVIFLSLGSEKFFITDARYTIEAKELSKNCEVIESSDIVQEAKNILKKQNIKEIIFDPNDFTTYFYNSLKKDLDIVFKEELNFSKLKRLIKSDSEIKLLKKASVLGRSGFSEFAKYIREKGLNKSEKELFFQNYKSLSKKAKYDISFSAIIAINENAAKPHALPTSKKLKKDDLILVDAGIKYKRYCSDRTCTSVADFSNFTFEREQKFKNKKQQKVYNIVLKAQELTIKNTKSGMMAKDVDKIARDYIDKAGYGKYFVHSTGHGVGLDIHEFPNINSKNEMIIEENMVFTVEPGIYIPNLFGVRIEDCISIQNGRATVL encoded by the coding sequence GTGGATAACTTTATTTTAAAAAATGAAAATGCAATATATTATGAGTGTGGTTTCTCTTGTGATAATGTAATTTTTCTATCTTTAGGAAGTGAGAAATTTTTTATTACAGATGCTAGATATACTATTGAAGCTAAAGAGCTATCAAAAAACTGCGAAGTTATTGAAAGTAGCGATATAGTACAAGAGGCAAAAAATATTTTAAAAAAACAGAATATAAAAGAGATAATATTTGACCCAAATGATTTTACAACTTATTTTTACAATAGTTTAAAAAAAGATTTAGATATAGTTTTTAAAGAAGAGTTGAATTTTTCAAAACTAAAAAGATTGATAAAAAGCGATAGTGAAATAAAACTTTTAAAAAAAGCTAGTGTTTTGGGTCGTTCTGGATTTTCAGAATTTGCAAAATATATAAGAGAAAAAGGTTTGAATAAGAGTGAAAAAGAACTATTTTTTCAAAATTACAAATCTCTTAGCAAAAAAGCAAAATACGATATATCTTTTAGTGCAATTATAGCTATAAATGAAAATGCAGCAAAACCACATGCCCTTCCAACATCCAAAAAGCTAAAAAAAGATGACTTAATCTTAGTTGATGCTGGAATAAAATATAAAAGATACTGTTCTGATAGAACCTGTACTAGCGTTGCAGATTTCTCAAATTTTACTTTTGAAAGAGAACAAAAATTCAAAAATAAAAAACAGCAAAAAGTGTATAATATAGTTTTAAAAGCTCAAGAACTTACAATTAAAAATACAAAAAGTGGTATGATGGCAAAAGATGTTGATAAAATAGCTAGAGATTATATTGATAAAGCTGGTTATGGAAAATACTTTGTACATAGTACAGGACATGGTGTTGGACTTGATATTCATGAATTCCCAAATATAAATAGTAAAAATGAGATGATTATAGAAGAAAATATGGTATTTACAGTTGAACCTGGTATTTATATTCCAAATCTTTTTGGAGTTAGAATTGAAGATTGTATATCTATACAAAATGGTAGAGCTACTGTACTTTAA
- the folK gene encoding 2-amino-4-hydroxy-6-hydroxymethyldihydropteridine diphosphokinase, whose protein sequence is MKKKLTEDLTLFYFPNFPKKFNTTSKKRYSVTIGIGGNIGDTKKIFDNFLLCLKKDLRFTILMTSPLLQNPPFGFLEQRWFLNGIILLKTDLCPNDFLKAMQRYEKKFGRKRSFQDAPRTLDIDIIFFDNKKIDTKKLTIPHKNWANRESVIIPLKRIKNERKKTESNGGYEWRN, encoded by the coding sequence TTGAAAAAAAAATTAACAGAAGATTTAACACTTTTTTACTTTCCAAATTTTCCAAAAAAGTTTAATACTACATCAAAAAAAAGATATAGTGTAACTATTGGAATTGGGGGAAACATTGGAGATACAAAAAAAATATTTGATAACTTTCTCTTATGTCTAAAAAAAGATTTAAGATTTACTATTCTTATGACCTCACCCCTTTTACAAAACCCTCCATTTGGATTTTTGGAACAAAGATGGTTTTTAAATGGTATAATTTTGCTCAAAACAGATCTTTGTCCAAATGACTTCTTAAAAGCCATGCAAAGATATGAAAAAAAATTTGGAAGAAAGCGATCCTTTCAAGATGCGCCTAGAACCTTGGATATTGATATAATATTTTTTGATAATAAAAAAATAGATACAAAAAAATTAACTATCCCTCATAAAAATTGGGCAAATAGAGAGTCAGTGATTATTCCTTTAAAAAGGATAAAAAATGAGCGAAAAAAAACAGAAAGTAATGGTGGGTATGAGTGGAGGAATTGA
- the mnmA gene encoding tRNA 2-thiouridine(34) synthase MnmA, which translates to MSEKKQKVMVGMSGGIDSSVTAYMLQQQGYEVEGVYLKLHNRTDGYHENNLFYIEGVAKYLGIKYHILDLANKFNEEVYDYFVNSYLEGTTPNPCVKCNRNIKFGAMLDFAKEHGASFLATGHYAATDGEFFYEAEDKSKDQSYFLSQIRKEALPYMMFPLSNYKKEDIIKLGASLDVAYKKITEKNESQEICFVETVYTDVIKKHANIDVEGDVLDEDGNVVGKHKGYAHYTIGKRKGFTVKGAHDPHFVIKLNPKDNTITVGKKPALEINEVLGENINMYIDKKEFSCGVKLRYRSTTTPCKVRIENDKAFIMLEAPAFGVASGQLAVFYDDGKVIGSAFIQSAN; encoded by the coding sequence ATGAGCGAAAAAAAACAGAAAGTAATGGTGGGTATGAGTGGAGGAATTGACTCTTCAGTTACTGCTTATATGCTACAACAACAAGGATATGAAGTTGAAGGTGTTTATCTAAAACTTCACAATAGAACAGATGGTTATCACGAAAACAATCTTTTTTATATAGAAGGTGTTGCAAAATATCTTGGTATAAAATACCATATTTTGGATTTAGCTAATAAGTTCAATGAAGAGGTTTATGATTACTTTGTAAACTCTTATTTAGAAGGGACTACTCCAAATCCTTGTGTAAAATGTAATAGAAATATAAAATTTGGTGCAATGCTTGATTTTGCAAAAGAGCATGGAGCTTCATTTTTAGCAACTGGTCACTATGCTGCAACAGATGGAGAGTTTTTCTATGAAGCTGAGGATAAATCAAAAGATCAAAGCTACTTTCTATCACAAATAAGAAAAGAAGCTTTACCATATATGATGTTTCCTTTGAGTAATTATAAAAAAGAGGATATTATAAAATTAGGTGCCTCTTTAGATGTTGCTTACAAGAAAATAACAGAAAAAAATGAGTCTCAAGAGATTTGCTTTGTAGAGACTGTTTATACAGATGTTATAAAAAAACATGCAAATATAGATGTAGAAGGTGATGTACTTGATGAAGATGGAAATGTAGTAGGAAAACATAAAGGCTATGCACATTATACTATTGGAAAGAGAAAAGGCTTCACTGTAAAAGGAGCTCATGACCCTCATTTTGTAATAAAACTAAATCCAAAAGACAACACAATAACAGTTGGTAAAAAACCTGCCTTAGAGATAAATGAAGTTTTAGGTGAAAATATAAATATGTATATTGATAAAAAAGAGTTCTCTTGCGGAGTAAAACTAAGATACAGAAGTACAACAACTCCTTGTAAAGTTAGAATTGAAAACGATAAAGCATTTATAATGCTTGAAGCTCCAGCATTTGGAGTAGCAAGTGGGCAATTGGCTGTTTTTTATGATGATGGAAAAGTAATTGGAAGTGCTTTTATACAAAGTGCCAATTAA
- a CDS encoding Opr family porin has translation MKKLSLVVSTIMLSSTLFAASSFEEETKIALNEGSTKKSTDVTSIDEAFKEGTVSGSVALYGQKIKYNNHNIARNSTFGNGHLGLAYETASIYGFNAKVEAKGNLKLGEQHKNDWKDNAPFENSALITQAYLQYELENILSVKAGRYDGEYEWLTDYQQGGVIEILPIPDTVIALGYSNKKAESGIDLSEDFHKPELTNKGVYFLDIQNKSLDNVTINPYFYEMPDFGNFYGLKASLDTDFFGVNAQYAKSNAKSTIYLDEKGDSFKLEDGYITNFELIGKISDFEATLGYAKSSDKGGANMIAAFGDNMSPFEDGNYFYDLDAKTHYLNLTYSIYGVDLCALYGITKYSDGTDKFKEKELNLSATYGFTDNLSAGLMWVNVDTNNNNDTKYNKYLASVEYSF, from the coding sequence ATGAAAAAGTTAAGTTTAGTTGTTTCAACTATTATGTTATCAAGTACACTATTTGCAGCTTCATCGTTTGAAGAAGAGACAAAAATAGCTCTAAATGAAGGAAGTACAAAAAAATCAACAGATGTAACTTCTATAGATGAAGCATTTAAAGAGGGAACAGTATCAGGAAGTGTAGCACTTTATGGGCAAAAAATAAAATATAATAACCATAATATTGCAAGAAATTCAACTTTTGGAAATGGGCATTTGGGTTTAGCTTACGAAACAGCATCAATTTATGGTTTTAATGCAAAAGTTGAAGCAAAAGGAAATTTAAAACTAGGTGAACAACACAAAAACGATTGGAAAGATAATGCACCTTTTGAAAATAGTGCATTAATAACTCAAGCATATTTACAATATGAGCTTGAAAATATTCTTTCAGTTAAAGCTGGAAGATATGATGGTGAGTATGAGTGGCTTACAGATTATCAGCAAGGTGGAGTTATAGAGATTTTACCAATTCCTGACACTGTTATAGCCTTAGGTTATTCAAATAAAAAAGCAGAATCAGGAATAGATTTAAGTGAAGATTTTCACAAGCCAGAGCTTACAAATAAAGGTGTTTATTTCTTAGATATTCAAAATAAGAGTCTAGATAATGTAACTATTAATCCATATTTCTATGAAATGCCTGATTTTGGAAATTTCTATGGATTGAAAGCCTCTTTAGATACAGATTTCTTTGGAGTTAATGCTCAATACGCAAAAAGTAATGCAAAGAGTACCATATATCTAGATGAAAAAGGAGATAGTTTTAAGCTAGAAGATGGGTATATTACTAACTTTGAGTTAATTGGTAAAATATCAGATTTTGAAGCTACTTTGGGATATGCAAAGAGTAGTGATAAAGGTGGCGCAAATATGATAGCTGCTTTTGGAGATAATATGTCACCATTTGAAGATGGAAACTACTTCTATGATTTAGATGCAAAAACTCACTATTTAAATCTAACTTACTCTATTTATGGAGTTGATTTATGTGCATTATATGGTATTACAAAATATAGTGATGGTACAGATAAATTCAAAGAGAAAGAGCTTAACTTAAGTGCTACTTATGGGTTTACTGATAATTTAAGTGCGGGATTAATGTGGGTAAATGTTGATACAAATAACAATAATGATACAAAATACAATAAATATTTAGCTTCAGTTGAATATAGTTTTTAA